The Paenibacillus uliginis N3/975 genome has a window encoding:
- a CDS encoding GNAT family N-acetyltransferase: MAKHPYQIEYAVRADLPVIVDIYNSTISGRTVTADLEPVTAESRIRWFEDHNPEFRPLWVMRIHDEIAAWMSFQSFYGRPAYQGTAEISIYVDEKYRGTGAGSILIEKALEECPRLKVDNLVGFVFGHNEPSLKLLKKFGFEQWGLLPSVAELDGIKRDLVIVGRAV, encoded by the coding sequence ATGGCAAAACATCCTTATCAGATCGAGTATGCCGTCAGAGCAGATTTACCGGTCATTGTAGACATTTATAATTCCACCATATCTGGCAGAACGGTCACGGCTGACCTGGAACCCGTCACGGCTGAGAGTCGGATTCGGTGGTTCGAGGACCATAATCCGGAATTCCGGCCATTATGGGTCATGCGAATTCATGATGAAATCGCGGCTTGGATGAGTTTTCAATCCTTTTACGGACGGCCTGCTTATCAGGGAACAGCTGAAATCAGCATTTATGTCGACGAGAAATACCGTGGGACCGGTGCTGGAAGCATTTTGATTGAGAAAGCGCTGGAGGAATGTCCCCGTCTTAAAGTGGATAACTTGGTCGGATTTGTTTTCGGGCACAACGAGCCGAGCCTGAAGCTGCTTAAGAAATTCGGATTTGAGCAATGGGGGCTGCTTCCAAGTGTGGCTGAACTGGATGGGATCAAGCGTGACTTGGTCATTGTAGGGCGTGCCGTGTAA
- a CDS encoding PLP-dependent aminotransferase family protein: protein MSINLAEMNWSAEDSSTPLYVQLYQYMKKEISTGRWQDQARLPSVRKLADFLGMSTTPVEMAYQQLLAEGFILSRPRSGYFVQKLTDTPVPIPAEPPPPQGRQLPRHRSYRYDFHMSKNDYEHFPLTEWRKTYNRVLQEEQVSDLLFYGDPQGEEGLRYEIAKYARSMRGVSCSPEQVVIGSDPYPLLELLCRLLRPYGKDIAVENPGYPQYPELFRQSGYSIHPISLQAGGLDQQSLRASGATFVTVSPSHQFPTGKIMPVSQRLDLLQWAKECGGFIIEDDYDGEFRYYGRPIPCLQGLVSDSRVIYLGGFAQVLSPSLGIQYMILPSILLEEYHHLKHHLFVECTASRIHQRTLERFMQDGFVDRHLRKMITILRKKHDTLISSIRKHFGDRAVVSGTGAGFHLILSLQHPSPEAELQAAAEDQGIRVHSIAYTYDQKPEHAGNPNHKREFIVGFAGIKEEDIDEGIRRLANCWL from the coding sequence GTGAGCATTAACCTGGCCGAGATGAACTGGTCTGCTGAAGATTCTTCTACCCCTCTATACGTGCAGTTGTACCAATACATGAAAAAAGAAATATCCACCGGACGCTGGCAGGATCAAGCACGACTTCCCTCGGTACGCAAACTAGCCGATTTTCTCGGCATGAGTACAACTCCGGTGGAGATGGCCTATCAACAGTTGCTAGCTGAGGGTTTCATCCTCAGCCGACCACGCAGCGGTTATTTTGTGCAAAAGCTGACGGATACACCTGTACCCATACCGGCCGAACCACCTCCCCCTCAAGGGAGGCAGCTGCCTCGACACCGCTCCTACCGCTACGATTTTCATATGTCCAAAAACGATTATGAACATTTTCCGTTGACCGAATGGAGAAAAACTTACAACCGTGTTCTACAGGAAGAACAAGTCTCAGACCTTCTCTTCTATGGTGATCCTCAAGGTGAGGAAGGGCTTCGTTATGAGATTGCTAAGTATGCACGCAGTATGCGGGGTGTATCCTGTTCACCGGAACAGGTCGTGATTGGATCAGACCCATACCCGCTTCTGGAACTATTGTGCCGCCTGCTTCGCCCATACGGGAAAGATATCGCCGTTGAAAATCCCGGTTATCCGCAGTACCCCGAACTGTTCCGCCAGAGTGGATATTCCATCCATCCGATTTCTCTGCAAGCGGGTGGGTTGGATCAGCAATCTCTTCGGGCTAGTGGAGCAACATTTGTAACCGTATCCCCATCACATCAATTCCCAACCGGCAAAATCATGCCCGTGTCTCAGCGGCTTGATCTGCTTCAGTGGGCTAAAGAATGCGGCGGCTTTATTATTGAGGACGATTATGACGGAGAATTCCGGTATTACGGCCGGCCTATTCCTTGTCTGCAAGGTCTTGTTTCCGACAGCCGGGTCATTTATCTCGGCGGGTTTGCACAAGTCCTGTCACCTTCACTCGGTATACAATACATGATTCTTCCATCTATTTTACTGGAGGAATACCACCATTTAAAACATCATTTGTTTGTTGAATGCACGGCCTCCCGGATTCATCAACGCACCTTGGAGCGATTCATGCAGGATGGCTTTGTTGATCGTCACCTCCGCAAAATGATAACGATCCTACGAAAAAAACATGATACCCTTATCTCCTCCATCCGCAAGCATTTCGGAGATCGGGCTGTTGTTTCAGGAACCGGCGCCGGATTTCATCTAATCCTCTCTTTGCAGCACCCCTCCCCTGAAGCGGAACTACAGGCTGCTGCCGAGGATCAGGGTATTCGTGTACATTCTATTGCCTATACATATGACCAAAAACCGGAGCATGCCGGAAATCCGAACCATAAACGTGAGTTTATTGTTGGATTCGCAGGAATCAAGGAAGAAGATATCGATGAGGGAATTCGGCGGTTGGCAAATTGCTGGCTTTAG
- a CDS encoding GNAT family N-acetyltransferase has translation MDTTLWNPLPVRFLEGERVYLRPIGQDDAEGYFRMLFNPEVRRLTGTQHSFTLEGVRRYIEGKSADDSAVLLLIALSDTDEVIGDIALQDINHVNRNANVRIAIDSDNHKGKGYGPESIRLLLEYGFGVLNLHRIELQVFAYNERAIKAYEKVGFSREGVQRDALYYNHQYHDSIMMSILEDEFKALYHKQ, from the coding sequence ATGGACACAACATTATGGAATCCGCTGCCGGTTCGCTTTTTGGAAGGTGAGCGAGTATATTTGAGGCCGATTGGACAGGACGACGCGGAAGGATACTTTCGTATGCTGTTTAATCCGGAAGTTCGGAGATTGACCGGAACGCAGCATTCTTTCACATTGGAAGGTGTCAGGCGTTATATTGAGGGAAAGTCGGCTGATGACTCTGCAGTACTGCTGTTAATTGCTTTATCGGATACTGATGAAGTGATTGGGGATATCGCCCTTCAGGATATCAATCACGTTAACCGGAATGCCAATGTTCGAATTGCTATCGATTCGGATAACCATAAGGGTAAGGGATATGGACCAGAGTCGATCCGTCTTCTTTTGGAATATGGCTTCGGGGTTCTTAATCTGCATCGGATCGAATTGCAAGTGTTTGCGTATAATGAACGTGCGATCAAGGCTTACGAAAAAGTCGGATTCAGCAGAGAAGGCGTACAGCGGGACGCGTTATACTATAACCACCAGTATCACGATTCGATCATGATGAGTATTTTGGAAGATGAGTTTAAGGCGCTTTATCATAAACAATAG
- a CDS encoding DUF421 domain-containing protein — MDFFESKESLTTIEWVLRGTVSFVFLLLVTKLMGQRSISQLRFLDFIIALTLGNIIAHPLSDEELGLKGSMITTIVLIVLYVIATWLSLKWPFFKRYLDPSPITLIQNGLIQFHNLSKARISIDFLFSELRKEKVEDIQKVSLAVWEPGGTISVFMDTQYQPVTPADMKLETQPFMISRPIIIDGKIDMSLLQEIGKDLVWLNTKIAPTNTNIRDVILATVTENENVLVYSKPKKRGLPGD, encoded by the coding sequence TTGGATTTTTTCGAAAGTAAAGAATCGTTGACAACCATTGAATGGGTCTTAAGAGGCACTGTTAGCTTTGTTTTCTTACTCCTTGTAACTAAACTAATGGGACAGCGTTCCATTTCTCAATTAAGGTTTCTCGATTTCATTATTGCTCTGACCCTTGGCAATATTATAGCTCACCCGCTTTCAGATGAGGAATTGGGATTAAAAGGATCTATGATAACCACCATTGTTCTTATCGTGTTATATGTTATAGCGACGTGGTTAAGCCTGAAGTGGCCGTTTTTCAAACGATATCTAGATCCATCACCAATCACGCTCATTCAAAATGGACTCATCCAATTTCATAATCTATCTAAAGCAAGAATCTCTATTGATTTTTTATTTTCTGAGCTTAGAAAAGAAAAAGTAGAGGATATACAAAAAGTATCCCTTGCAGTATGGGAGCCGGGTGGAACAATATCTGTTTTCATGGACACCCAATACCAACCGGTTACTCCGGCAGATATGAAATTAGAGACCCAACCGTTTATGATCTCAAGGCCGATCATCATAGATGGAAAAATCGATATGTCGCTTCTTCAAGAAATTGGAAAAGATCTTGTGTGGCTCAATACCAAGATAGCACCAACTAATACGAATATCCGCGATGTGATACTAGCGACTGTTACCGAAAACGAAAATGTGCTTGTCTATTCAAAACCAAAGAAGAGAGGCCTCCCTGGTGATTAA
- a CDS encoding GMC family oxidoreductase, with protein MLNKGDLIVSKPPKSEKKLMFDYIIIGTGPAGAIIAKTLTDDRKTSVLVLEAGENQDRDKPIRISTFAPELEEMFFPQYFWQGEGVPQEGLDERVFEWTTGRLSGGGSSINGEQYVRPTSAVFEQWEALLGPNWSPERAISRFKKMERYNGETDNPYVHGFHGRIDIRQAPENPTSMANKLVSAIEQATGFPEILDYNTPETTLGPFTRWQLFQKPNGERESSSTAFLSSDIITPGGRGLNGRKLSVFYKSTALRILFENKCAVGVEFIKEGKCVRAYAQKKVIVSAGINSAQILMLSGIGPKKQLKSSGIPVVVNNPNVGMQLRNHTLNFAVFTTNPADKPLPDNDPDALYTGGAFLPDPTPGADPDVRAVQLVGIGSDDSLTIAIIYLKPKSRGSIKIQNNDPLKIVLADEAFLKNNDDMEAVKQIYRVYIKNIAEQLRTIDPMYRLVSPTIDIINDDEKLESFIKENFEHNHHQQGSLRMAPLAKGGVVNQRGEVHGVKDLIVADDSIIPFTVDGNTTAPAYLIGLTIAQQLRKRKLLSRKRESENLQE; from the coding sequence ATGCTGAACAAAGGAGACCTGATTGTGAGCAAACCGCCTAAAAGTGAGAAAAAATTAATGTTTGATTATATCATTATTGGAACAGGTCCAGCCGGTGCCATCATTGCAAAGACCCTAACAGATGACAGGAAAACGTCAGTCCTTGTATTAGAAGCTGGAGAAAATCAGGACAGAGATAAGCCGATCAGAATTTCCACATTTGCTCCTGAGCTTGAGGAGATGTTTTTCCCTCAGTATTTTTGGCAGGGGGAGGGCGTTCCACAGGAAGGACTTGATGAACGTGTATTTGAGTGGACGACAGGGCGGCTCTCCGGTGGTGGCTCCTCGATTAATGGTGAGCAATATGTTAGACCAACGTCAGCTGTCTTCGAACAGTGGGAAGCACTTTTAGGACCCAACTGGTCACCTGAACGAGCGATAAGCCGGTTCAAAAAAATGGAGAGGTATAACGGGGAGACAGACAATCCATATGTTCACGGATTCCATGGCAGAATAGATATTAGGCAAGCGCCCGAAAATCCTACAAGTATGGCAAACAAGCTGGTTTCTGCAATCGAGCAAGCAACTGGATTCCCTGAAATACTTGATTATAATACCCCAGAAACAACACTTGGACCCTTTACTCGATGGCAGTTGTTCCAAAAACCGAATGGGGAACGTGAAAGCTCATCAACCGCCTTCCTTTCATCAGATATAATAACACCTGGTGGTCGTGGCCTTAATGGCCGTAAGTTGAGCGTATTCTACAAATCAACGGCACTGCGTATCCTTTTTGAAAACAAGTGTGCTGTTGGCGTGGAGTTTATAAAAGAGGGAAAATGTGTCCGGGCATACGCCCAAAAGAAAGTGATCGTTTCAGCTGGGATTAACAGTGCACAGATACTAATGCTCTCTGGAATTGGACCTAAGAAACAACTAAAATCATCAGGAATTCCTGTTGTTGTAAATAATCCAAATGTGGGCATGCAACTCAGGAACCACACATTAAATTTTGCTGTTTTTACTACAAACCCCGCAGATAAACCGCTACCTGACAACGATCCAGACGCACTTTATACAGGCGGCGCCTTCTTACCTGATCCGACACCTGGCGCAGATCCCGATGTCCGAGCGGTTCAACTTGTTGGGATAGGATCTGATGATTCGTTAACCATCGCCATTATATACCTAAAACCTAAGAGCCGTGGTTCGATAAAGATACAGAACAATGATCCCCTTAAAATCGTACTAGCTGATGAGGCCTTTCTAAAGAACAACGACGACATGGAAGCCGTAAAGCAAATCTATAGGGTTTATATCAAAAATATAGCAGAGCAGCTAAGAACCATCGATCCTATGTACCGATTAGTTTCACCAACGATAGACATCATCAATGACGATGAAAAGCTCGAAAGCTTTATTAAAGAGAATTTTGAGCATAACCATCACCAACAAGGATCTCTCCGAATGGCCCCACTTGCAAAAGGAGGGGTGGTTAATCAACGCGGGGAAGTGCATGGAGTAAAAGATCTAATCGTCGCCGATGATTCGATTATACCTTTTACCGTTGATGGAAATACAACAGCGCCAGCATATCTAATCGGACTTACAATTGCACAACAATTACGCAAAAGAAAACTCCTCAGTCGGAAACGTGAGTCGGAGAATCTTCAGGAGTGA